From the Patescibacteria group bacterium genome, the window AAATAAAGTTTGTAAATACAGTAATTAAATCGTGAAAATCTTCAACTAACAAAAATTCCATATCTGCTTCTTCAGATAAAACTCGAAAAATTCTGTCAAAAATACCTGCTCTTGACCAACGAGAAAATCTGCGGTGGACACTTTTCCAATGGCTATATCTTTCGGGTAAATCTCGCCATGGTGCACCTGTTTTAAATATCCAAAGAACACCATTAATAAAAAGTCTGTTATCTTGAGCAGTAACACCTACATGTCCTTCGCGTCCGGGCAGCATGTTTTCTATTTTTTTAAACTGTTCATCAGTCAGTTCATGACGTCGCATCCATCCAGGCGGCTCCTTGTAAAAAATACAAGGATAACTGATAGGTCTATAGTAGATGAAGTTTTTCCTGGATCCCGCGGACAAGCCGCGGGACGACGTAGTGAGGTGCGTGTGACGACAGGCCCTAGTTGCTGGCGCGAAATTCACCTTCATAAAAACGTTGTCATTCCCGCGAAGGCGGGAACCTATCCTTAACAGGCACTCAAGTCTTTTAAAGAACTATTGACTTC encodes:
- a CDS encoding IS5 family transposase, which produces MRRHELTDEQFKKIENMLPGREGHVGVTAQDNRLFINGVLWIFKTGAPWRDLPERYSHWKSVHRRFSRWSRAGIFDRIFRVLSEEADMEFLLVEDFHDLITVFTNFILTIKYRKFISIMNDT